Sequence from the Erythrolamprus reginae isolate rEryReg1 chromosome Z, rEryReg1.hap1, whole genome shotgun sequence genome:
ttgttttaaaagattaagatttaatttgggagcaaattttaaCTATTAACTATAGCTAAACTATTCTACCCACCAGTATTCAGTGTTAAAATAGatcttttgacaaaaaaaaagcaACTGCATGTTATAGAAACTGGACAAAATAGAGGCTTCCAGATCAGAACTGACATGTTTTCTAGCTTTTGGCCCTGCAATATTATCTCCCTGCTTCCTGAAGCCGCACACAAATTATATTCAATCTcagataaaatttttaaaaattcataaaatgaaTTTGGTCCATGTCTCTCCCCAACTCACTtatcagcgaaccaaatagcttgAGCAATAAATCAATTCCACACCTGTGCTTCTCGCTGGGtaagatttattaacagccatgtctggatttgactggaatcattccaactctgagtcccttagattacatccagtaaaaaccccatctcacatccccacacccacaagtgcagtcatgagggccaatcctatgcaggattcctgattccttcctgtgtttgttactatggcatctggagaaaggaatgtgtggtggcatatctCTCACTCTCATtgccaaactgtgtcaggcccaccttggacttcacataagGACTTTGGTCCTGACATCACTCTTTTTATGTTCCTTGAACTTACAGTCATGTTCAGGATGATGCTGGAAGTAGAATTTTCAAAAGAGATGGTGGAGGCATTGAGACCTGAGGGGAGCACCGCAATTGAACGTGGGAATAGGAAGTACATCATGAGACAAGTTGTCAGCAGGCAAATGGCTACTGTGAGAAATACATACAGCTTCCTGCCAAAACAGATTACAGGCAGTTAGTGATAAcagaattcctaagaggtctgtaaggggtgcataagtgcataaacaagcctaccatccctgtcctaatgtccccatttatttgtaaccATCTCCTATGCTCATAACCATGCTTATACATCTTATGTATTCATAATAATGTTTATACTTTGCCTGTAATTATATATATGcatcataaaataaataaaggaaataaataaatttcctcccACCTCAACATACAGCAATCACTGATGGCAGTGTCTAATAAATGGGGATAATAACTCTACTAAGATGAAGcagaggaagaaaataaggagaaatttgtttagcagaaaaaTACTGTACTTACGTCCGTCTAGGTTTCAGTCGCTGATCTCCATATGGAATGAGGGCCACTAACTGTTGCTCTTGTTCTAGAAGGAAGACAATAGAAGAGATAAAAATGAGGGAATAGTCTGGTAAAGCAAATATTTAAGAAAATTCAAAACTGCCAGAACTGCTGGAATCTGTCAATTTAATGAAAGCTTCCCTATGTGCAAAACACAATGTATGAGTCTGGCTATTTTCATTGTGAAGCTATGTGAGAATTGCCTGTCTGTCCATAGCAATTTTAATCAGGCCAAAGCAACTCTATAGACTAGTACTACTAAGCCCAGCTAATGCATCTCTTGGTTaaagaatacagaaaaaaggagggGGCCTTGTTTGGCCCTGAATATCAATCAACAAGGCCAGGTTATTCCTGCAAAACAAGTCTTAAAAATATACCTACCTCTGGGGATTCTTCCAGTGCCTTGGCAAGTAGGACAAGTGACAAAACCTCGATTTGCGTGATTACCGCTTGGAACACAAGACACCTCAGAAGCATCTTCTCCATTAATGCTGCCATAACAGGATGCTTTATTCTCATCATTTGAATTTTTCTGTATAATCGATTTGTTTTCTTCTGTCTCCTTTCTGGTAAAAAGGTTCTTGAACCACAAGACAGTTTTATCCATTGTACACAAACACTGTCTCTCTGGTGCAAACAGGGAGCATTAACAAATTAGAGCACAAAAAGGACTTTTGATTCTATAAAGCAGTACTTCATTCCTGAGTTTAGGACTCAGACAATCTTGAAAAGCATAATTAAAATCAACGATTTCTACACTTTTCCCTTCTAAAGCTTCCTCACATTCCAGGAATTCATTGCATCCAGGTATGTGATTCTGAATTGCTGATAATACTGCTGCTTTGTGGTTTTAAGATTAGCTGACTATGAAATTTCATTAATACATAAGCAACATTCTGCCCAAGTTTATCAATCTGTAGAATAGTAAAACTGATGCAATTAGCTCATGTGTTTTAAGttcaaataaatattcatttcaaGAGTAGAAACACTTGGGAAGTACACCTTCATTTTTCAGTAATTTAATGGATAGATTTATATCTTGTCTTTTATACAGAGGCTCAAGGCAGAAAATCCAGTATTCCCTCCTATTTTTCTCCATATCAACACTGTCAGGTAGGCTGCACTGAGGGAAAGTGCTAGATCCAAAGTTATCCAGTGGCTATCTGGGTTCAACATTGGTTATAGCAATGAGAACTTGCAATAACttaaaaagaaatgaaggaacaTTTGAATAATTttgacctttttaaaaaagtgagtgTTCATCTCCAATTTTAACAGTAGTCTcagatttgttatacattaacAGAGAAAAAGAGATCCAGTTttgcttacttactttacttactaacttacttacctacttattttACTTCTATGGCACCCAagcccgaaggactcagggcggcttacaacgtaatacaatacaatacaaaaaatacaaagaataaaGTCGAATATAATCTCTAAAAACTAATCcttataaaacccatttatataaaaaccagtcaaatcttatgcatgcacaccattcataaaataaaatttggccatgaaagatggacaattcaagGCCCCCAGGTCTGCcgccaaagccaggtctttgtggccttgcggaaggacagtagggtgggagcagtacaggcatcagggggtagttggttccatagaaccggggcagccaaagagaaggccctccccttgTGGTCCcatcaacctgcattgtttagtcgacggatctggaggaggtcaactctgtatgttcttattggtctctgggacgtatatggcaggaggcggtcccgtaaatagtctggccctcagccatatagggctttataggtaataaccaacaccttgaattgtgcctggagacaaatgggaagccaatgcagctcgcggagcataggtgttatatgggcatatcGAGGCATGCCCATGACAGCTCTTGTGGTTGCATTccggactatttgcagtctccgaacacttttcaagggtagccccatgtagagcgtgttgcaataatcaagacaggaggtgatgagggcctgagtgactgtgtgtatagcctcctggtccaaatagggccgcaattggtgaaccaggtgaacctgggcaaaggtcccgtggcctcagctgaaagatgatggtcaaGACCAATttgccctctaatttttttttagtgtgggtggaaaagtaggaggcttctcggtggcctcccgaacgccgaacccggaagttcagcaaaagttcaggtttggcgttcgggtggacgccaagaagccccccggctgtttcaaaaggcgacagccgggcggcggggcttctcggcggccacccgaacccaaacgtttgtcgaacttctgggttcggcattcgggagaatgctgagaagcgtcccactgtttcaaaaggtgacagccgggcggcggcgcccagcggagcgccgtttttgcagggggggggggttcttgcacgcattaattgattttacattgtttcctatgggaaacattgtttcgtcttatgaacttttcgccttacaaacctcctccgggaaccaattaagttcgtaagacgaggtattactgtacgtaCTTGCAAATTCCAAGATGGTTGTCACCTAATGAAGCCATTACATACCCTAACataatgaatatgaataaaataataatatatgatcAAATACTTGATGAGAACAACCTCTTAATTTCTAAAGATCTGCAACAAAAAGTGATTAATGTAGACTGGATTCAATATTACCAGATCAAATCGAGATACAATGAAGACAGTAATAGAGTGGAATTTCAAAAATAGGTATTCTAGACAAAATTCTTTTTGGACCAGACGAAAAATTAATTTCCAAGATATATAAGTACCTTTTACATCAAGAACTAgcggaggaagaggtaaagggccCCATGACAGCATGGGGCAAAACTTTGGCTACACTATAAACCTGCAGGAGTGGGAGAAACTATGGACATCTAACTATAATTTAATGTTATCAGTTCCCtatagagaaaatatatacaaaatgttctataggtggcacctgcCACCCGCTCGACTAGCCAAGATGTATCCCAGACTTTCCCCgaagtgctggaaatgcaaagtgaaaataggtacatattatcatatgtAGTGGACGTTTCCACTAGTcaaggaattttggaagaaaataaaagatatgATTGAATAAATAATAGGGGGAAAAATACCATTAAAACCGGAACTCTTCCTTCTCAGAATAATTAGGCATAAAACTACCAAAAATGACAGACATTTGATTTTACATATAACGACTGCAGCAATAATCATATACAGTACGCCCAACACTTGAAGCAGGGGACTCTCCCAACAATGCTCAATCTGATAACAAAGATATATGAGGTAGTATAGATGACCAAGCTCACCCAAGAACTACAGGATAAAGATATCAAGGAATTTCACAGtacctgggacaggtggtatgtcccagatagaaaaaaaaatttggatagaaaaaaaaattgtatacaAATAACTAAAAATGATGAATACTCAATATTCAAATTAAAATGGAGgaaaaaatggaggaaaaaaaatgaaacttgttaaatgtaaatacagtggtacctcaagatacgaacccctcgtcttacgaacaactcgtgatacgaacccggggttcagaaaaattttgcctcttcttacgaacttttttcgagttacgaaccggcgttcggagactgctgggaagccgcgcggctgttttaaaaggtgacagccgggcggcggggcttcccagaagcctcccgaacgccggttcgtaactcgaacaaagttcgtaagaagaggcaaaatttttctgaaccccgggttcagttcgggaggttgctgggaagccccccagcccgactgtcaccttttaaaacagctgcgccgcttcccagctgtctcccgaagccgaacgcggaagttcggctttggcgtttggcttcaggagacagctgggaagcggcgcggctgttttaaaaggtcgcagccggcctggggggcttcccagcacccccccgaacccgggttcggggttcggggtggtgctggaaagccccccaggccggctgtcaccttttaaaacagccgtgcggcttcccagcagtcgccgaaagccgtttttttgcgggggttttttggttgcacggattaattgactttacattgtttcctatgggaaacaatgtttcgtcttacgaacctttcgtcatacgaacctcctccttgcaccaattaagttcgtatcatgaggtattactgtattgtttttttttttttcccaatttttttattatttttcataaaacagacatacagacgtacaaacattaaacataaaatggggatgtatttccccgcttcttttgaaagtatacattcaaatagaaaaaagaatacataatcaaacatttgttaaatgttaaaaagtctagtaaaaaattttcaaatcttaaatgcaatattagtacggtataagtaaaaatgcttaatatgttatttatgtgtaatatattcatctaatcaaacattcaaacaaatctcgattactaaacatacataaaacaaaatttttaatatatcgcttatgagtaaactactatatcaaaatcatcaacaaatacatctaatattgttattacctaaataaaaacagatctatctcttattttttcttatctaaccatttatatatgttgttccatgtttcataaaattttgtatcttcttgatcgtttaatcgtcttgtcatcatatccatttcggcgcaatctaatattttagctataacttcttctttcttggggatttcctcccccttccagttttgcgcatatattattctagccgcagttaatatgtgtatgattaagtaaagagtttccttcttataagtctgattagtaattcctaataagtaaaattccggggtgttatctatgtcatattttaatatttcttttaatatcttctcaatcatcttccaataagttttagctttgctacatgtccaccattgatggtaataagttcctatatccttcttgcatttccaacacagtggggatgttttaggaaacattttagctatcctgtttggtggaaggtgccatctataaaacattttaatttggttttcttttaatgaaactgacttggtcattttccaattattaatccagactttttcccaagtatctatatctatttccttacctatatttctgcaccatcttatcatggtatcttttagagtcaactctatatttttgtgagcgataagaaatttatatattttccctatcatttttactgaattattaataattaaatgacttagcaaattcttacttttattaaaagtgtaaagagttatatccttctggtatctggatcgaatctgggcataatgccaccaatctattattatcccttcttcttgtagtttattcctaggctttagcttcatctgatcatttaataattctttatatctataaaatattttcgtgtcttttatagattttggatgtgttattgcttctaggggggctatccattctggaacatttaagaagtgatttttctttatgtccttccaaacctctagtaaatacttccttaatgtgtgtcttttaaaatatgagtgattttttcccttgtcataccatataaatgcatgccaacccagcataagatcatgtccttctaaatttaatattcttttattctctaaggttatccaatctttaatccatgttaaagcggcggcctgataatataatttccagtttggaagaccaaatcctcctctttctttaatgtcttccaaacagtttatttttatccttgcttttttcccttgccatataaattttttaactaagtttgtcaaagttttaaagaaagttccccctgggtttattggaattacctgaaagagaaataaaaccttaggcagaatattcatcttgattgtggcaattcttcctaaaaatgatattttcaggttattccatgtttctaaatcttttttaatttctgataataattttatgtaattatcattttttaaagttattgttttcgctgttaaatttattcctaaatattttactttctttacggtttttattccagaaatattttctaatttagtttcttgtattttattcatatttttggttaagaaagaagttttgcttttatttatctttaaacctgctacctttccgtattgttcaatagtttgcaataaagaaggaacagttgttatcggttcttcaattataaacgttaagtcatctgcaaaagcttggagtttgtaagtttcgtctcctatagttaaaccttttatttcggaatccgctcttattttaattaataaagtttcaagtgtcataataaataacaatggtgatataggacatccttgacgaactcccttgtttatatcaagtgcttgtaattggttattatttaatattattttagtcgtttgttttgagtatatagtatctattaaattaacaaattttgagccaaatctcattttgtttaattgcatttttataaatgtccagttaacgttgtcaaaggccttttgagcatctaagaacattaaggatgctgtcttatctgggtgttgttcatagtattctaatgtgtttattactgttctaaggttatttttaatttgtcgccctggtagaaatccattttggtcttgatgtattattccatttataattcttttaagtctatctgcataaatggcaataaatattttataatctacatttaataaagatatgggtctataatttttgatttttagtgggtcagtgccggatttgtgtattaaagttgtcagcgattctgaccaagatttcggaattttaccctcaagtctacataaattaaaaatttctaacatatagtttcttactatttcattgtctatcttataccattctgccggtatagcatccggaccagtggccttattgtttttctgttttttaattatagttaggagttcttccattgttattggaccatccaacatagtctgttgatcttctgttatttgtggtaattttgaagcctgtaagtaattaaaaacctcatcttcactaacattgtctttggcataaagatctttataaaaattataaacaatgtccgcctttccttctgtatcatattttattgtaccatctttgtcttctaatttttttatcaatttggattgactctgctttctaagtttatatgctaaccatctgcctggtttatttgcatgttcaaaataatgttgttttgctcttttaattttttcagttatttgattttgttctataattctaattttatgtttaattacatttatttctgttttaaagtctctgttcttggtgtgttgctgcgatgcaaattccaattgttttaattcatttattaattgtacatactttaatttattttccttattgtattttgctgtataagatattgttaaccctcttatataagctttgagtgtatcccatatattctgtggagtggtgtctggggttttattaatctcaagaaatatttttaattccttttcgatccaatctttatatttcttatcatttagtatatttctattcatccgccaaatattctgtttgttgttccttcttatataaaccactattgggttgtggtcagcccatgtattaacatctatctctacttcccttatttcttctgcaaccatttttgatgtccataccatgtctattcttgtccagattttgtggggattagaataaaacgtaaattgtcttttatgggggtatctttccctccatatatcatttagcaataattctgttttcattttttggaaagtactaggtagtagatttctttttgttttttt
This genomic interval carries:
- the TMEM106A gene encoding transmembrane protein 106A, which produces MDKTVLWFKNLFTRKETEENKSIIQKNSNDENKASCYGSINGEDASEVSCVPSGNHANRGFVTCPTCQGTGRIPREQEQQLVALIPYGDQRLKPRRTKLYVFLTVAICLLTTCLMMYFLFPRSIAVLPSGLNASTISFENSTSSIILNMTNILNVTNNNFYPVYVAQLDIEVLHKTVVVGKKNMMTQLDIRPLQSAQILYSVSSTIMDNNTYKICTWIKIKVHNVLLHIQGTLTCSYLSHPEQLSFEKYQYVDCRDGVLLS